Below is a window of Anomaloglossus baeobatrachus isolate aAnoBae1 chromosome 8, aAnoBae1.hap1, whole genome shotgun sequence DNA.
GGTTCTGGGTAGAGAATCAGCTTCTATAGCAACATATGCTTCATCCCAGCACGCGTTTTGTACAAAAGCCTTGCTGATCCTGCGGAGAAACCCATGCCTATGTCTGATCAGCTGCTAAGGTAGGAAGGGGTGGTCTGCGGGGGGCCATGTCTGCTCTTCCCAGACTACTACATGGTGGAGCAGGAAGTTTGTTACCGGCAGGAGAGCTGCGTCCTACATCCTGTACGTCACATCGCATGCCCTCAGTCTGCACGTTACACGTAACCGTCACCCGTAAGGAGCTTCGCTGCTTTGTGGTGGAACAAGTGCCCACATTCTCCGCCAGGGCCTGTTCACACTGGCAAATAATAAGACTGGGGCGACACGGAGACTTTGGCCACAATGGGCATAGACATAGAGTGCAGTGTAGCCCCCAGTCTAAAAAACATACCAttagcggacatatcattggtgcaacctgtgcagccacacaagggcccgagaggttgggggcccatttctacctccgaaGAAGGTGCAATTGTGCATTTTAGGAGCTCTTGTAATGCAAAGGGCCCatacattgttcttgcacagggacccttttctgtctaTGTCTGCCAATGGTCTCAGATAGTCACACACGACGTGTGACCCATGTGCAACCTGGATGATTCACCTGCAGCAAAATCAGAGCTGTAAAATAGTGGTGAGACTTCCATGAGAGTTGCTGCTGTAGCCCCGCCCTCTATGCTAGAACCTGTCATGTTGGATaacgctattatcctgcagatatggggttaatcttatATGGTTAGGCTGTAAATCGTATAGGCTGGCCGGTGTGGCTAGTCATCGTGAGTGGCGGCTGTCAGCATATCCATCACTTTCACAGATGAGCAGTACCCAGCCCGGCAGCTCCGTAACAGAGCTGCTGCCTTCTgctccgagaacagctgatcagtggggtatCGGACCGATCCTGAGGATTGACCATCAATGTTaacgcagtggacaacccctttcactAATTACAGACTTCCCTGtggctgagataggagatgacagttggtgctcctgacattctgtggaggagcttgaggcagatggagacattctgctgcaagttcaccaTAGAACTTTATCAGCACCAACTGCTATCTCCTATCTCAGCAATGAGAAAATCTGTCCTCACCGAAGACCAATATTGTCTGTGAAtcaagaattttgagaatgaatgatcagtccaggaggagaaagaagcagatttccctgataagatatattacaaatttcTTATATTCATGCGTACTATTGATTTGTGGGAAAAACAAACAATGACTTTTTTTAATCTCTAATCATAGATGAATTGTCCATTTAGTTCAGGTTGCAGCCAGTGCGCACATCACAGTCCTCTCTTGGATGTCCAAATTAAGCCTGATTTAAAGtacacctgtcaccaggtcaaaagtgacccatttttttttatctaaCTGTATTCCTGCTGctcccatttttttaatttaaatccaCCAAACAGTTCCAAAGATGTGgacctttttattattattattatttatttatttgtcagaTTTGTATGCTGCCCTTCTCCTGAGACTCGGAACAGCTCACATATATTCAGCaacactgtcccattggggctcacaatctaaattccctattggtatgtcttttggagtgtgggaggaaaccggagtacccggaggaaacccacgcaaacacagggagaacatacaaactccttgcagatgatgtccttggtgggaattgaacccaggaccccagcgttgcaaggctgcagtgctaaccactgagccaccgtgccgctaaCATTAATATTAATGCTAATATTAATAATCTTTAACAAGGGGGCATGGCTAACAGGTAATTAtgtagagcagcctaaagacacaccccgaggatcctgtgagccacaccacagaggatcctgtgagacacaTCTCAGCAGATCCGGTGAGACAGGCCCCAGAGGATCCTtttagacacgccccagaggatccagtGAGACAcatcccagaggatcctgtgagacacgccccagagCATCCTGTGAAACCCGCCCCAGAGACTCCCGTGAGCCACGACCCTAGGGGAATCCTGTGAGCCACGACCCTAGgggaatcctgtgagccacacgccagaggatcctgtgaggagTCATGCTGCATAGAATCCTCTGAGACACATCTCAGCAGATGCAGTGAGACAGCCCCAGAGGATCCTGCAAGAAAAATCCCAGAGGATCTTGCGAGACAcatcccagaggatcctgtgagacatGCCCCAGAGAATTCTGAGACACCCCCAGGGGATCCTGTGAAACAGACCCCAGATGatcctgtgagacacaccccagaggatcctgtgacacccccccagagaatcctgtgagccacgccctagaggatcctgtgagacacaTCTCAGAGGATCAGTTGAGGCACACACCCCTGTAAACACCTTTaaaaaagcacaaaataaaaaGGCCCTTATCtttatggtggatttaaaaaaataaataaataaaaaaaaaataaatacccaGGGGAGTGGTGGAAATGAAATAAGAGGTAAAACTGGTCATTTCTGGCctgatgacaggtcctctttaaactaTACTAAACAGATTGACCAGTATATGTGCTGAATTCTAAGAATCTATCACCATTGGTAACAGCACATTACTAGCACTCAAAACTGACTACATGAAAGAAGCCCAGCTCTGCATTATTCTTGTGCTGTATTACTAGTTCCGGCGCATTCAGGGTTAAAGCATTGTTGCTAGGTAGATGTCGATCTGCTCAGAGAGGAGGGTTTTGGGATTGATTTCTTCCGCTTTGCCGACATTTTCCTGAAGACCAACGACCATTCAGATGTGCAGTGTTAGGCGACGGCAAGATGGCGCCTGCAGTGGAGACAGTCGCGTCCAGCCCGGGTTCTCTAGCGGATGGATCTCTGCCGTAGCACGGCGGACTTTCCGCTTGGAGTTTGCCCCGGGTGGTCCTCGCATTGAGCCTGGTGGTCAGACATGGTGAATGCGCGCAGGTAATGGATGACCCCGTGTGATGGTAGCCTGCTGATGCCGCGAGTGTGGTGACCGGCGGGCGGTGCGCACTGCCGGCCTCCTCTGGGGTGACTGCCGGCCTCCCCCACATCTAGATCTGTAGGGACTAATCATGTCCTCCAAGAAAGGAGCAAAGAAAAAACGCAGCCATGCTGTGCAGCCTGCTGAGAACTCTGCGGAGCACGTAGTGTTTGGGCTGATGAGCGAATTGATCGCCAGAGGTATCGAAAAAGGTACGTACCGATGGTGTCTGCGAAAGAACGCCGATCCGCAAAGGACCGTCATTGTGGTGTTTGTCCCGTCAGACATGCCGGACGGCGTGATATGTTCTGTCATAGCTCGAGCCTTGAATCGTGGACTGGTGAGAATCGTGGACACGACGAAATCCGAAAACAACATGTATCGgtcagtgctggtggaggccgaaGGGATAATCGGGACGAATTCCTGCCCCACTCTCATCTGCTGTGAGGATAGCCCGCTGGGGTACTGGATAATGGTGTCTCCTGTGGAGGACGATGACATTCAACCAACGGGGCCAACAAAAGGGCTCCCCACTAAGGACGCTCCCCTCGCAATGGATGATACTGCTGCTGAGGATGCTCTCCCATCGAATGGGGCCCCTGCCACTGAGGATGCTCTCCCATCGAATGGGGCCCCTGCCACTGAGGATGCTCTCCCATCGAATGGGGCCCCTGCCACTGAGGATGCTCTCCCATCGAATGGGGCCCCTGCCACTGAGGATGCTCTCCCATCGAATGGGGCCCCTGCCGCTGAGGATGCTCTCCCATCGAATGGGGCCCCTGCCGCTGAGGATGCTCTCCCATCGAATGGGGCCCCTGCCGCTGAGGATGCTCTCCCATCGAATGGTGCCGCTGAGGATGCTCTCCTATCGAATAGTGCCCCTGCCGCTAAGGATGCTCCCCCATCCAATGGGGCCCCTGCCGCTGAGGATGCTCCCCCATCCAATGGGGCCCCTGCCGCTGAGGATGCTCCCCCATCCAATGGTGCCCCTGCCGCTAAGGATGCTCCCCCATCCAATGGTGCCCCTGCCGCTAAGGATGCTCCCCCATCCAATGGTGCCCCTGCCGCTAAGGATGCTCCCCCATCCAATGGTGCCCCTGCCGCTAAGGATGCTCCCCCATCCAATGGTGCCCCTGCCGCTAAGGATGCTCCCCCATCCAATGGTGCCCCTGCCGCTAAGGATGCTCTCCCATCCAATGGTGCCCCTGCCGCTGAGGATGCTCCCCCATCCAATGGTGCCCCTACCGCTGAGGATGCTCCCCCGACAAAGGATGTTCCCCCTTTGAAGGACGCCCCTGCTGCTAATGATGTTCCCCCCACAAAGGATGCTTCCCCCGCAAAGGATGACCCTATTGCTAATAATGCTCCCCCCGCAAAGGATGACCCTATTGCTACAGATTCTCTCCCTGCAAAGGATGCCCCTACTGCTAAGGATACTTCCCCATCGAAGGATGCCCCTGCTGCTATGGTTTCTCCCCCCACAAAAAATACACCTACCAGTAAGGATGCTCTCCCATCCAAGGGCGCCCCTGCCGCTAAGAATAATCCCGCATCCAAGGGCGGCCCTTCCGCTAAGGATAATCCCCCATCCAAGGATGCCCCTGCCGCTAAGGATAATGCCCCATCCAAGGCCGCCCCTGCCGCTAAGAATAATCCCGCATCCAAGGGCGGCCCTTCCGCTAAGGATAATCCCCCATCCAAGGGCGCCCCTTCCGTTAAGGATAATCCCCCATCCAAGGGCGCCCCTTCCGTTAAGGATAATCCCCCATCCAAGGGCGCCCCTGCCGCTAAGGATAATCACCCATCCAAGGGCGCCCCTGCCGCTAAGGATAATCCCCCATCCAAGGGCGCCCCTGCCGCTAAGGATAATCCCCCATCCAATGGTGCCCCTGCCGCCAACGATAATCTTCCATCCAAGGGCGCCCCTGCCGCTAATGATAATCCCCCATCCAAGGGCGCCCCTGCCGCTAATGATAATCCCCCATCCAAGGGCACCCCTGCCGCTAATGATAATGCCCCATCCAAGGGCGCCCCTGCTGCTAATGATTCTCTCTCCATAAAGGATGCCCCTGCCACTAAGCATGCTTCCCCATCAAAGGGTGCCCCTGCAACTAAGTGTGCTCCTCCATCAAAGGGCGCCCCTGCTGCTAAGAATGCTCGCTCCTCAAAGAACGCCCCTACCAGTAATAATGCTCGCTCATCGAAGGGCGCCCCTGCCACAAAGACTGCTCCCCCTTTGAAGGGGGCTCCTACCATTATGGATTCTCCCCCATTGAAGGGCACCCCTGCTGCTACGGATGCTCCCTCTGTAAAGGGTTTCCATGCTGCTAAGAATGCTCCTCTAGCAAAGGGGGCTCCTGCCGTTCAGACTTCTCCCCCTGCAAATGACGCCCCTGCCATTAAGGATGTTCCTGCCATCAAGAAATCTATCCCCACAAATAACGAATTTCATTCCAAAGGTTTTTCTGTCCCGAGGGACAATTTTCTTGAGGAGGGACCTCAGATTGCTCATCGTGGTCTCCCGGTGAGAGTAATCTTCTCCGCAGAGGACGCTCTTCCTTCCAAGACACCGTCCCCAGTAAAGGACTTGTTCCCTGCCAAGGGGCTTCCAGCTGCTAAATATCCGTCTCCTATAATGGGGCTTCCAGCTGCGGCGGAGCCTTCCCCTACACAAGAGCTGCCAGTGATGGTGACCAGAGACGGAAAATCACATCCGAGATGGATAAGTGGCCAGAGTCTGCAGATGTCGGGACAGAGCAGAGCAAGCTTTGGAAGAATATTAATAAAGCCAAGTCCAGTCCTTACTTTTGAGAATACGAGTCGTCCGGGGCTCCCTGCTGTAAACTTGCCTGAGCCGGCAATAAAAGTCAGATCTGATGTTCATAGAGGTGAGACGCTGAATGACTGAGGGGGGAGACGCTCATACAGGGGTCTCCTCCGTGTATTGAGACCTACCTTTTAAAGGCTGCAAATGGGATTCTTTG
It encodes the following:
- the LOC142250027 gene encoding uncharacterized protein LOC142250027; translated protein: MSSKKGAKKKRSHAVQPAENSAEHVVFGLMSELIARGIEKGTYRWCLRKNADPQRTVIVVFVPSDMPDGVICSVIARALNRGLVRIVDTTKSENNMYRSVLVEAEGIIGTNSCPTLICCEDSPLGYWIMVSPVEDDDIQPTGPTKGLPTKDAPLAMDDTAAEDALPSNGAPATEDALPSNGAPATEDALPSNGAPATEDALPSNGAPATEDALPSNGAPAAEDALPSNGAPAAEDALPSNGAPAAEDALPSNGAAEDALLSNSAPAAKDAPPSNGAPAAEDAPPSNGAPAAEDAPPSNGAPAAKDAPPSNGAPAAKDAPPSNGAPAAKDAPPSNGAPAAKDAPPSNGAPAAKDAPPSNGAPAAKDALPSNGAPAAEDAPPSNGAPTAEDAPPTKDVPPLKDAPAANDVPPTKDASPAKDDPIANNAPPAKDDPIATDSLPAKDAPTAKDTSPSKDAPAAMVSPPTKNTPTSKDALPSKGAPAAKNNPASKGGPSAKDNPPSKDAPAAKDNAPSKAAPAAKNNPASKGGPSAKDNPPSKGAPSVKDNPPSKGAPSVKDNPPSKGAPAAKDNHPSKGAPAAKDNPPSKGAPAAKDNPPSNGAPAANDNLPSKGAPAANDNPPSKGAPAANDNPPSKGTPAANDNAPSKGAPAANDSLSIKDAPATKHASPSKGAPATKCAPPSKGAPAAKNARSSKNAPTSNNARSSKGAPATKTAPPLKGAPTIMDSPPLKGTPAATDAPSVKGFHAAKNAPLAKGAPAVQTSPPANDAPAIKDVPAIKKSIPTNNEFHSKGFSVPRDNFLEEGPQIAHRGLPVRVIFSAEDALPSKTPSPVKDLFPAKGLPAAKYPSPIMGLPAAAEPSPTQELPVMVTRDGKSHPRWISGQSLQMSGQSRASFGRILIKPSPVLTFENTSRPGLPAVNLPEPAIKVRSDVHRGFSMERQIRREDIEKGLQFIQSTIPFHGTQDDYKCFLQKLVEDLFTEGNDLYREGKIKLSLGQYTEGLTVAEYAAAEELVLSQELLCRLFVNRSCCYFSVALFEKSLEDSEKALSLDKENMRALYRKAKALDQLGKHQEAYGCISHRILALVQDESVTELAQELVQKLGLKQRRAYKRPQQELEKFGLLANGVSASAGCKSSNVMGSVDDIYSDVPNSKVFPSSLGIRYENDSLEAAACAPSVAPVTNNVNDLDCDVIGDELDSFLELEMASKKIPQLIPVYPTGNTLLSSLGTTGLPAPSPLPPASFGMLDPRKPPVVPLKPPFTPSLDALDSFEPMRETLDSLDTFVNDAKCVEPVLVKTTQKQKPIVNSVNHLFAHKPDPGLNKIAAVSPLLPNPLAQTYDFKQGCKLCYVRIGLKALDFAYRDKWEHKCEKDILLARMKSSENKTWLKIRQRPMKINFSGPFMLCKDIQSRQDCKYGDNCTFAYYQEEIDVWNEECLVHVLNSSTIKYSKIRPNHSRFQMDLCRHEVRYGCHQEDSCNFAHSHVELCVWLLQRQSGVTQEEIVLESERMWKVVEPKSKPPAPKPLDMKMKFVCGQCLRNGREIEADRDGKYCTAKARHSWTKDKRVLLVMSKSKNKWVPIRALPSIRSFPQQYEICVHVQNGKKCQYIGTCTFAHYTEEKDIWTYMKESKILDLQLIFDLCNKNNAPAEKPGKMAAAAAAGVQKEAEKQIVMPTDYADLMAGFHCYLCGKNSNSERQWQKHIQSEKHKDRVFTLEGEDSSWKYRFPAGEFKLCERYEETQSCPQENNCPFAHGNEELTEWHERRKVLQYKVSKARKDMLLEPSDSDFGKYSFIMQDLPEGSEEKGIAGSQ